The DNA region TTACATCGtcgattaacgataacaataatgataatatactCGGGAATGATGATGCGTGTGCGCGGGTCTGAcagtatttccttttttctttaattttgttcccctccccccccatgttgttcctttgtttctttctttctttttttttcctttcttccttttccttttcttgctTCTCTTAAgaattcattatctttattttgcAGTTCTGTGCTCTCGTTAACCTCGGAACACCTTACGATATTCACTTCGAACGATGGATGCTACGCAAAATGGATTTACGAAAGTGTCACGTCACACTTGCCGCTGTTAGATCTACcagaatgtttctttttcattaaatcgaGAAACGCGAGAAAACGCGTATCGCGCGCTCCTTACATCGCTAAAtttctgtattattattattattttttttttttttccttttcttcgctAAATATGGTCGAGtgctctatttttctttttcttgttcttttcttttttctgattCCTATACTTTGAAACTGTCCGAAGGTTCCCACCAAGAAAGATCACGTCGCTTTTAATAGACGACCGCGTCGTATATTTTGTACCTCCtatgtgaaaaatattcatttaaagcTCGTACACGCTCTATGtcgcaaaaaatattatattctcttcTATAAAATTGTCAAATCCTACTAATTCGCTATAAACGCTCTTACGTCGTCGATACGCGACGATTCGCGTCGATTGCGAACGATCGTATTCTTCCTCTACTATCGTTCTATTGATGTAGGAAAGATATCGGGAAGatatcgaagatatatatatatatatatacatatacacacacacatacatatatatatatatatatgtgtgtgtgtgtgtatttatatatttttatatatatacatatatattaattatgtgtGAGATTATACGTATGATTAACAAATAAACGGTTGTCTTTTTTGTTGGATCTTAgaaacgatcgttcgatcgacgcGTAATCTAGAAATGGATATCGtcaggttttctttttttttcttttttttttttttctttttttttttttttttctttatgaatgATTCATCGTGATCTCATTTGTATCATCTCGCAATAACTTAAACATATATTTCGTGACAATATGTATAACTCGATAATAtagaaaggattaaaaaaaaaaaaaaaaaaaaaaaaaaaaaaaaaaaaaaaaaaaaacttggaaAATATTGCGAGAAATTCGAAAggaaattatatcgaaaaaatgtcTGTTTAAAATTGACACAGAAATAATAGGATCCTATTGAAAATTGACGagtaaataaaagaggaaaggagaaaaacgagagagagagagagaaagagagagatcaagaAGAATCGCTCGATACGACGCTAATTAAGCTTGAGGGGAAACCTGCGTCCAGTTTCAATGTGGCCCGCAAACTTTGTGCATTCCATTTGTTCCTATTCGAAGTATCTTATAGGAATTCGAGTCATCCAGGATTCTTTACGAGTTTTTTTCCGCGATAATCGTAAACGCGCCGACAGAAGAGTACCATGTCCGATGGTACTGGTATCGGTGGTTGCCGATTCTTTCTCGGATATACTTGGTCCCCCGGTGGAACTATTAAACCGGGACTCTCCAAACCCTCTTCGATTCTTCGCAAATTCTTGCGGTagctaaaagagaaaatataaatttgcaaTTGGAAtgtcataaaagaaaaaaaaaaaaaaaaaaaaaaatggttttatattttataaccgAATAAACTCACCGACAATACTCGTTAAACGTTAGAATATAACATTTGTCCTCTATGCAAGCGACACTGTTGGCATCTCTGTGGCGAGAAGCAAACACCTCGTCCTCGGTGTCGCATTGCGTACGGCCCTGTTCCGTGTGTTCCGGCCTGTAGTACCACAGTAGCGAAAACATCATCTCACctggaaagataaaatattttttcatctccGTCGAAAACACGGCGAATAAGACACGGCGAGTAGGGAGGGGGAaaggatagagataaaaatttcaaactaaCTTACCGTCGTCCGGATTTTCCCAAAGCGCAGCTATCTTCGCAACGAACGGCAAATCGGCCTTCCTTGGTCCACTCTTAAGTAAAACGCAGTCTCTGGGTCTCAGGACATCGCCGCTCTCGTGCTTCATGCTGGCGTAACACCGACGTATAGCCGACTCCTCGTTCTACGAATACATacaaagacatatatatatatatatataagttccgatcgaatgaaaattgtattaatcCTTTGAATATTGTACAATCTCACGCgagattatcattattatattattaccgttaagtAAACTTTGGCTTCGAAAGCGTCACCCTCCCAACTCCAGCCGTTACTCCATTTCGgctttaaaaatgtttttctagCGAGCGACAAATTTTCGCTCCCTCCTAAGGTATCCTCGATTTTGGAGGTTGCTCTCTTTACGTTAGACTTCTTCGCGCTCTTCCGTTTCTTCTTGATCAATGCCggcttcttcgtttcttcgctAGCCTCGCCACCGGCCTTACAACCTTTGCTCGCcgcttcgtttttcttcgtgCTATCTTTCGATTTTGTATCCTGACCCTTAGCAGACTTTGTCTCCTGCGATTTGCCCTTGCTTCTGCTTCTAGATTTGACATCCTGCGTTTTTGCCTTCGTTTTCTCAGTTTTACCCTTGCTCTGACTGATCTTCGTTACtatcttcgatattttctcCAATTCCTTAGCCAAGCCCAACTTTTTACCAACCTTCTTTAAGATACTAGTACCCttgttcttcttattttccgacttatcgttaatctttgtCTTCCGATCCTTCTTCTGGGTCATTTGCAAGCTCTGCTGTATAACCTTATCGATGGTCTCCATGATGGAAGTATCGCTAGCCGGAGATTTTGAATTATTACTCGTCAAGCTGTTATTACACGCCGCTTGTTTCGTACACTTGGACTTTTTCGACGCGGATTCCGAACTGTTAGGAGTCTCGGCTTTACGTTTCTGACCCTGTACCTGCTGACTCTCCTTCTTGgcctgtttctttttcgaaacgcACGCTTCGTTGACACCGTCCACCTTATCGAGAAGCGGCTCGATCGGTGCTATCACTTTGCtcgtattatcgttaagaTCTTGTGTCGAGCCAACCGACAGAGTTCTCTTGCTAACCTTCCTTTTCTTACGTCCATCCGACAAACTGTCCAATGACAATTTTCGTTTGGTTACCTTTTGACACTTTGGTTGTTCAACCTCAACCGGAATCTTTTCGACCGGGATCTCTTCCTTATCTTCGACCGTTTCTTGAACTGTCGGCTCGTAATCCGGCTTTTTCCAATTCTCATTACCTATCACCACGACGTCGTTGAGCTCCTCCTTCACGTCCGGATCAGCGTCGAGCTTATCGTCGATCAGTAAAATACCCGAATCCTTGTCAATCTCCAATATAGCCATTTTGCTCTCTTTCATGCACTGCTCGCACTTCATGATATCGCACTTGTAGTCCGACTCACATTTCACGTTACAATTCGCCGCGCAACTCAAATTATCCCCGATCTCGACGCTGCAGGACTCGCACTTAACGTTATTGTTCTCAAGCTTGAATTCGTGAAACTTGCTGCTCGGACAGTTCCCAACCGTGAGCTTTTCGCTCGGCGAGAGTGTCTCCATCTTGACCTCGCAAGTAGATGTGCAGCCGTGTTTCTGACAGGCACACTTTCTCAACTTGTCCTCGGTGCAATTCTTCTCGTcctaagagaaagaaagaggggggagagggggaagagagagagagagagagagagagagagagagagagagagaaaaggaaagagagaaaaaaagaaaagttagcACGAAAATACGAATACGAATGGAAGATTATAGAAAAGTTATGGGAAGTGGAGGCAACGATACCTTGCTCCTGCAGTCAGAGTTCTGAGAACGATTATGACCACCGACGAGATTATGAGACGGTGGAACAGCCGGTTGGCTTTGATTGAGGTTGCGTAAAGTGTTGAGTTGGACACGATCCGTATCCCAGGCATTGGCACCATGAGGTGGCGCTAGCCCGGCTAGCCCCCTCGCTGGCGAGGGCGGACCTACCAAAGCACTGGGCGGCAATGACAGACCGGGCCCCGATACCACTGGCGCTCCCTTACCATTACCAATAAGGGGCCCAGTATCCACGTTTTTTGGACATGACTGCATCGGGCACGGACAACCCTGGAAGGCTGCGTCTACGATAGGGCACGAACATAgatcgaatttaataaaaacacaTTCGAGGAGAGAAAAGGCATGGGTTTCcattaaaggagaaaaaaaaaaaagaaaactcacGGTCTACGAAAGGTCTTCCCTGAGAATGAAGATATGCTGGATTAGCcggaggtggtggtggagggTAACCCCCGTAATACGGAGGCAAGGGATATTCTCcgggtggcggtggcggtggttGATAGTCAACGACTCCAGGACCACCAGCCGTGCCTCCACCTCCCGGTCCTCCGCCTCCACCAGATTCCTGATACCCATAGTACTGCCTacaaagaaatctttttacaGAATGCTAGAAGAGTCCACTCGGTAGAATGGCCCTATTCGCATTGCGGGCTCAAGTGTGCCTCACACGTTTGCCTTCTCCAAAAGATACTTTGGAGAATATCGTTCTTACCTTCTGTAAGTTGGCGCGTACTTGTAGTACGGCGGAGGATGAGCGTGAGGATGGGTATACGTAGGTGGATAACAGAGATCTTGATACTGAGGTGGCGTGCTATAATAGGAAGGGCAATATGCCCTATAAAAGCCTCCTCCACCTGAAACATACAAGGAAGGATTCGTTCGAAAGAGATCGTAAAATGGGATAGACCTATAAGATGATATCCTTCGAAATTGCTacgattcttttcttcctttttctctttttcgactCTATCTAGCGATGaatgataaatcgaatttGTCAGGTAGAAAACGGACCTGGAATATCCGCTGTATAGGAATATCTGAATGCACCTGTACTACTCGTGCCACCGGAAGTGGTCGATGTCGCGACCAAATCGTCCGAGCCTTCCGAGTTTTGAGGAGGCGTGGGAGTTGGTTCCGGTGGTGGGCCCTTAACCGGGGGTAATGTTGGCGGGTGCTGTATCAGTGGTCCAGCCGGCTGATAATACCCTGCAAACAGacaaaatgaaaatcgattaaaagtcGTCGATCGCAATgtttatctgaaaaaaaaaaaaaaaaacatatatatatatacatattatatgtatgtactatatgtatgtatttatgttcgATTCTAGGAAAGTTGAAAGAAACTTTGCCTCGCAAAGTTCCGAGCTAAGCGAAACCTGGCTTTCTCCTCGCGAGTAGTAGGACTGTCGTTACGGTGACGTGCATATCGATTATCCGAAAGATCGTCCGCCATTTACTTCGCCCAATCGCGATTCCGCTTATGTAGGTTAAacgcgcgcatatatatatctatacacacacatgtagaTGACACGCGCGCGTGGAAAGGCGCGTGCTCTCGCATGCTGtatgcgtgagagagagagagagagagagagagggagagagagaaatacgtaTTCCTATATACGGTGATACACACCAGGCAAACGCAAATATGTGTTTCAAGATTATAGTAATTCAAAATCAATCGTCAAATAATTTCGTCGATACTTGCGTGGATCGTTTAAAATAGAACACCAAGTATACATCACGCATGAAGgacacgaaagagaaaaagagagagagagagagagagagagagagagagagagagagagagagacggtcGATGGGCGCAGCATCAATCCAGCCGCATAGAAATCTGTTTCTCTCGATGGACCTCGCGCGCGCGCCAAGTAAATGAAGTTTCGCGACGAGGCCAAAGTGAATGAAGGGTACACGCTGGCTTTCTCGAGTGTATATATCCTTAGCCGGACGGGGCCGTGCCCGATCGAGGATAAAGGCCGCGTCCTTTAGGATGCCTACTAAAAAATATCGCGAGAAACGAGGTTTTATCGTCTTCGATGTGCCGTGCTGTTGCTACCGTTTTCGAACTCGATTCGACCTTCGTGATccgatttttatttctcttcgttcactacgtacgaaagagagaaatcctttcgtttcttctttgttcgattgaaaaagaatatggaTACGgttcgaaagattttctacTCTATCTCGTCTGTTCGATCATGGATCAAATCGAGAACAATCTGTGGTTTGacggtttctttctttctccttttttcttttgtcttcctttttctcttctcggatttttgttttttgtttcaatccttttttgttcctttttgttttgtttactCTCTCAAGGTTGAAATAAGAATCTTTGTTATCGTGCTATAACGTTTTTCGAGATGCGAATGGGATCAAATGCGAGATGTCATTTCTATGAGAataacgaaatagaaaatattagtgAAAAGGAACAATTGAGGAACGGGTTAGTATCTTATTGACAAGAcacgaagaaaaaagtcaaTGTTCATTCATACGAAGGTTATACTCCGGGAAAAAGCTCGGAAAGTTCTCTTTCTTGAAATACCTATCTCATACCTTTCCTGTCTCGACGGGCCGTTCCAAAGTAGAACGTCTCGCGAACCTCGCGAAGCAAGAAGATATTTTAAGGTCGACGTATTGGGATGTCTCAGGGACGCGCACGTCGACGTTTATGTCGTCGTGTCGTTGTTTGCGATCTATTAAGGTCGCTACGAGGctcgtgaaaatattttcaacctAGAaggtttatatgtatgtgactGGCGAAGAACCGATGACGAGGGACAACGAAACAGAGGTGGCAGAGCTATTAAATACgtccattaaatatatatatatatatatatctctctctctcgtttcacTAACTCGAGTGTTGCAAACGTGAGAACGTAATCTTTCTTCCGAGCAAAGGTCACCTAAAGCTTTTCAGGACTCTCTCGGTGGAAAGTTCAACGAGGATGGTTGGAACGCAATGAACAATGCCGGAAAGCCTTCCATGtagtacacgtatatatactcAAAATGTATATAAGCGCGTGTATGTGCCTACACACAGTTGATCTAGGTCTATAGATGTAGACACGAGTGTATCGGTGGAAACCATGGACACGACAAATGGGTCACTGTCCGGCAccgttcgagagagagagagagaaagagagagagacgcgacCCATCGATCTAATGGCACGGAACGTGGAAGATGATGATAAACGCGAGACACCGCTCCGTTTCacgtctatcttttctctccttttgaCAAAAGCTAACACACGGACATATTTGAAACGTGCTTCACGAGTTTTTCCCGAAACTCGAATGAATTTTTCGCCACGGCCAAACGTCCTGCTTAacacatattctctctctctctctctctctctctctctctctctctctctatctatctatctctctctctctatctctatctatctgtataaggagtattataatagttctcctatattattttttcttactgCTGAAAGAGCCGGCGGAAAGCAACCTTCGATTCAGGaaacataaaaattcttttccattatatatatatatatatatatatatatttatattatgaatacTAATTGAATGGTATAATGAAGAGCTTATCAGgacaagatagaaagaaaggagccGTTCCTTtctgtccctttctctctttctctttctttcgtttggacaagacggaaagagagaaaagacagtGGGTGCCGACTCTATTCCTATCTGTGGCCTATGCTGGTACGCTACGGTACTACTACTCGTTTTATCTTCGTATATCGCAGGCAAAAGTCTCGGAACGAACGGCGCTCGTAGCCTAGAGAAGTCAAGGACCCGAGCACGAAGGTGCCTTGCCGCAACGTGCCGGTGTCGTTGACTCAGAATAGAATCGAGAGAGTCTGACACTCTCAATGGCGCGTTTCGCgctttgctctttctcttactgTGTCtcgttcgtttgaaaaatCGTTACACGATGTCGATTGATCACGAAACTTCCTCGAAATTGTCCCGTTTCTAACGTATCTCTACAATGCTTGAATGCGTTCGATCAACTTGGAGATATAATTCTCGAAGTAATGTAGAAAATCTGAAGAGCTGGAGAAACGTAACCTTTTGACGGTCACCGTCGCCAAAAAGATCTAATCTGGATCTGTTTGATTCGACCTTGTtacgtttctcctttttctttttttctttccatttttttctttttcctcttgccttttttttctctttatttttttctttttatttatttatttatttatttattattatttttttttaacatgcaCGCTGAAGAGAGAACGTTGAAAATTTTCCTAAAACGACTCCTGCTTCCTGCATGAAacatcgagagaaagagagaaggtggaAGTTACTCGGTACGGGCAGAAATTGAACTCGCTTGGATGTTTGCCCAACGACGAGAAAGACCGAACGGTTgtttctcgctttctctctctctctctctctctctctctctctctctctctctctctctctgtctatctctatctatccctttctctcttttagagTCCACGAAGAATTATTCGTAAACTTTTCGAAGCTTCTTGACATTTTGCAAATCCTTTTAAGGTAATTGCCTCGTCAAACGTAactatcctttctctttctctctctctctctctctctctctctctctctctctctctctctctctctcactctctttctctctctctctctctctttctatctatctctctttctctgtcttttaaGAGAAGACGATTAATCGAATGACGATCGTActcgataaataaatcaatttctatGTTCAAGAGCCTACCCAcgaaggaataataaatattcttctgGAGAATCGATGAGTATTCGAACGGTCGCATCGAGAAGGAGAACGACGGGCTTATCCAAAGAGTATTGCTCTGTTTTCCAAGTATCGGCCAAACCCTttgaagagatagagagagagagagagagagagagaagaaactagtatcgattcgatcgaaattaataaattattatcaaccACGGTGGACGGAAAGTTAGCTCGGGCCCATTCGCCTTCTTATGTTCGGGACACGATAAATTCATTCGACAGCAGGACgacgaataagaaagaagaaagagaaaaaaaagaagaagaagaagaagaagaagaagaagaagaagaagaagaagaagaagaagaagaagaagaagaagtggtggtgatggtgatggtggtggtggtggtctGATAATATCGGCCTGGACACGAGCTCAAAGtgatttacattatttatatcgaggttctgtctttctctctcggcaTGCTCTAGTCCTCGGTTTAATCACGCTGGCACAAACGGCCGTCGGTAATTGATTCTTATACGGTATCGGCGCGATACGGGGTGGCTTGGAATGCGAGATCGGCGCCATAGTACACCGCCTAGTATTATCGTTCCGACAGCTTTGCCGATGTTTACTCGCGCGTCTCTTTGTAACCTATCGACTACGCTTGAGATTCTAAAGAACCactttgtttcttccttccttccttccttctttctttctttttctcttcttcttcttcttttttttttttctttttacatttgcccataatataataaagaaataacaacGACGCCGTCAACCGTACCAAGGAGAAATTTTACTTACAAATTGACTCAACTTgatatacctatgtatttataaaaaggagagagagccCTATTTGGTACACGAGTGCTGTAAAAAGGATCGAAACCGTCGATgatgtataaatatactttgTTCTTTATAAGAATAGGCTTTAATAGTAAGacaagaagaagtagtagtagtagtagtagtagtagtagtagtagtagtagtagtagtagtagtagtagtgtagtagtaatagtaatagtagtagtagtagcagtagtagtagtaacagtagtagtagAGTAGTGGTAAGTACAAAGTCGACGTTTAGAGCCATTTAACGAGCGGCATAGGCGAGAGCGTATTGAAGGCAGAaaggcaagcaagcaagcaagcaggcaTCCTCACCGAAGGCGAGGGTGTGCACGAGCCTTTTTTTAACGTACGGTATGCGCGAGCCAACGCCGATACGCTCAGCGGCACGCAACTTTGTTAATCCATAACCGTCACCGTGTCATCGTTGTTCACCGGCCGTCCCTGTGCTAAATACGAAAGCGGACGACttaagaaaacgaagaaaaattcgctaaatttacaataatactTACGATTTTTCTTAGATCGTGTTTCTTATACTTTAACGATAGCTAACGCTTAGATACCTACTCGTTCTatattcttatctctctctctctctctcttcctctatacACACCCACACCCACACTctcacacacccacacacacacacatatatatatatatgtgtatccgTAGGCGGGCAAAGTCGAGGAAATCGGCTTTTCCGGTAAAGGAAGAGAATCTCTGTTTTCGGCATCGAAGCGTGACTATGCTCTATGAAATGTACACGTCGTCGACAAGAACGTTGCGTGCGGTgtgatctcttttctctttctcccctcgttctctttctctttctccctcattctctctttcttctttatattcttttaaaaagatgTATCTTCTCGCACGCGATAACAAGGACGATTCGAAAATAAACACTCTTTATTTCGTCAGTTACTATCgccctactttttttttcatgcttGTTagaccatctctctctctctccctctccctcccaccctcgcTCAATAGCGAgctaataaaagaagataccTAATGATTCGTATGATGAACGGATGGATGGAAATCGAAATGACTTGGATGCGTGCTCGTGGACGCGTATTCCGTTCGTTTAATCGTAACCTATCGCTCGTCAAGGCTTCTCGACGACCTCGACCGAGTATCGTCGCGTCTCGTCTCGattttctctatataaaaACCCCCCCTTTCGCTTCGGGACACGTACATCTCGAGCGCACGTGCGATACGTCCGCGTTACGAGGAGGAACGAAACGATCCGAGGGACGGCTGGCTGTTCGTCACGACAAAgatgatgagagagagagagagagagagagcgagaaaatGGACAAATAAAAGTCAAGATCGTTTAATCGCCAATCCTGGGGATATCGAAGTTTCACGTAACGTTTATCTTCTCTGgattaaaagtttatataaatttttattgagataaaaatttcttcttctatcacGATCAGAATGCAATTGCACGAAACTACAGTAATCACGGAATATCCCGATGACATTTGGAAATCCatgaacgatatatatttaatatttatcaaatttgaaTCGTGACGGTAGAAGATAGAAGCATAGTGAATCCTTTTTAGCGAAAACGTAGATCGAAGGTAAGTGTGAAGCTTTtctgaaaagaaagatagaaaaagaaggaaagaaaaaaaaggaaaataaaaaaataacgacaaaaaaaaaaaaaaaagaaacgcgcTTCACGCCGCGTTATTTGCTCTTTCACGCATCGTACGGCGCGTAACGCCTGTCTATAGTTTGCGCTCGTCCGCCAGTGAATATCGCGTCGGTTAaatccctcttctttctcgacaacaaaaggaagaaaagaagataaagaagaagaaaaatagggaATAATAGAACGACACGTTGTTGAAATTCGCGTTGTTCCTGAACACACGCGGCGCGCCCAATACAGGACCGACCGAACGCCGATGCGCGTTTCCTGGCTATGCCGAAAAACgtaaaagaagggaaagaaaatagatggaaaaatagaacaaaaagggggaaaaaaaatataaataaataaataaaataaaacaagaaggaaaaaaaatttctctcgtgAAAATTGCTCAACCGTAACAACGCGCATAAAGCGAGAACGCACGAGCTCGCGATATGCACCTTCAAAAAATTCGCGCAACGACGCGTAAAATCCGGTATAATGAGTTACACGAACCCCCAGTTAATTCGTTCTGCTAACTCCTTGTTTCTCTTCCTAatacgaaggagaaaagaaaaggggaaaaaagaaaaaaaaaaaaaaaaaaaaaaaaaagaaaaaaaataaaaataaaaataaagaaaagaaaaaagaaatattaagcaAAAACCCTAACTCTGTCATATGAATCGATTAAAACGGGACaggttatattataatatagtttaACTTGAACTTTCTCTCCCTATTACTTCAGCTTCTCTCAGATAACGTTCTAGGACGTTGCTAGGTCCGCTAGCTCGTTTAAAACTTGTATAATGATCGTTTCTCGCCAAGTGGAGAACGTAAAAGGAGGCTAACGGCAACGAATTGGGACTACGAAAAaggacgttaataacgttaccCGCTCGAGTTTAAGTACGATTTTCGACGTCGTCCCGTTAATcacttctctcgttctttcatcCTGCTTAAAAGGA from Vespa velutina chromosome 3, iVesVel2.1, whole genome shotgun sequence includes:
- the LOC124947551 gene encoding uncharacterized protein LOC124947551 isoform X4, with protein sequence MMKPQKKAIVARKATKMPTVAKKRRTLLEKTISEVKKEKKSKKQDKSEDLKRKSDGEKKKSDKMEDKKKYEEKKKVEDKKKDKSEKMDKKCNKDNEKKTDKIIEEEKLDRGEEKEDTEESQCDNQDKKKGQKLEERTKVEKQSADNKKKIEKSDDRKKCGKMDEESAEDQVKSLNTVEDKDALEDKTDVLSLSLKKRGKEEKKKDIKLSKMDTKETSKNVLTKDKKCDRKKMSDKDTAASRRNSPTRTKKNSKNSKSSQKKSIPRKTVLAKKPHFTVVNKFVDKKIKLVKSLKVEETINEEEEEAKKAKRKNTCASKGKGTQEKKPKLGKHMKAKLPQKNSKICEVIKAEDKLKTMAEKMILKKKIELKAIEKTLNETKKISHSNAINERAPTPEIKNEVLEERELEKNKDERDPRPKSPDEKKPMKGNTKIGKKVPKKISKGKTQNESNNQRSSSPMESSMGESVKQSKESEDGIKNAMAGTKKEEVNNESVIQIDLKVETVNGGSTSGVTSASESDEDYDEDINKKSKQRYAKKKERSNSPSDERARRIRLFGFWNGPKRHRVASLNALAKVHCLYENETGGVYLGGFCKPKPEKEKQKKNKEEKEESQVRKEKEKKSSEKKSEELPTPKRKLRNVPGLRGKHWDMLESSSSSPSSDEDYEREKNIERSKKKVIKRRKRNEEVMDLKDMVVCKRMASLNASAILAASYSDEKNRCGSSSDSSSESEVEIIKRRRQHDSDAEKKKGRQGSDPDDVLKPSKKVVIVNQDTDVTITGVYVNQTRSTHHEGFCSIAGMQYRISSTSHTQTAATAVATELHDQQKTEQPCKSYTPLGALSSMQPPGSQGNHPNMSPRRHSAFSAPHQHGYYQPAGPLIQHPPTLPPVKGPPPEPTPTPPQNSEGSDDLVATSTTSGGTSSTGGGGFYRAYCPSYYSTPPQYQDLCYPPTYTHPHAHPPPYYKYAPTYRRFLCRQYYGYQESGGGGGPGGGGTAGGPGVVDYQPPPPPPGEYPLPPYYGGYPPPPPPANPAYLHSQGRPFVDHAAFQGCPCPMQSCPKNVDTGPLIGNGKGAPVVSGPGLSLPPSALVGPPSPARGLAGLAPPHGANAWDTDRVQLNTLRNLNQSQPAVPPSHNLVGGHNRSQNSDCRSKDEKNCTEDKLRKCACQKHGCTSTCEVKMETLSPSEKLTVGNCPSSKFHEFKLENNNVKCESCSVEIGDNLSCAANCNVKCESDYKCDIMKCEQCMKESKMAILEIDKDSGILLIDDKLDADPDVKEELNDVVVIGNENWKKPDYEPTVQETVEDKEEIPVEKIPVEVEQPKCQKVTKRKLSLDSLSDGRKKRKVSKRTLSVGSTQDLNDNTSKVIAPIEPLLDKVDGVNEACVSKKKQAKKESQQVQGQKRKAETPNSSESASKKSKCTKQAACNNSLTSNNSKSPASDTSIMETIDKVIQQSLQMTQKKDRKTKINDKSENKKNKGTSILKKVGKKLGLAKELEKISKIVTKISQSKGKTEKTKAKTQDVKSRSRSKGKSQETKSAKGQDTKSKDSTKKNEAASKGCKAGGEASEETKKPALIKKKRKSAKKSNVKRATSKIEDTLGGSENLSLARKTFLKPKWSNGWSWEGDAFEAKVYLTNEESAIRRCYASMKHESGDVLRPRDCVLLKSGPRKADLPFVAKIAALWENPDDGEMMFSLLWYYRPEHTEQGRTQCDTEDEVFASRHRDANSVACIEDKCYILTFNEYCRYRKNLRRIEEGLESPGLIVPPGDQVYPRKNRQPPIPVPSDMVLFCRRVYDYRGKKLVKNPG